The nucleotide sequence AAATCCACAATCGGTGCTACGAGTTCCTGGTCTCGCACAGCGCAGTTGGCCACAACGTCTTCGCGCAACACCGGCAGGGCAACGCCGACACCCAGCATCAAGGAAGGGCCGTAATTTTTGAAGTAGCACCCGCGCACCCAACGGCGCTGCATCTGCTTGGCATCTCCAATTAAAGCTAAGGTGGCTGCTGGGCCAATGGGTGTTCGATTGGGTAGGCGCTTTTGCAATGGGAAGTGTTGCGTACCTTCCCAGGCAACATAACCGATGCCGCCGCCTAAAAAAACGCGGGTGCCAATGCCAATCAGTTGCAAGTCTGGGTCGTTCCATAGGGGAGAGACGGCACCGGGATTTGAGTAAACTGCATTCCCTAGGCGCGGTTGCAAGGGTCCGAGGTAGGTAAACAAGGGACGTTCGCCGCCATTGATGCCCACAATGAAGTTTTGGTAAAGGTTGCGAGGGTTATACAGGTAAAACTGATTAATCGTGTCACGGGTGATAGTGGTTTCAAATGTGGCGCGGGGGTAACAGTCTGTCACCTGTCCAAGTGCGCGTAGCGATACGGGTTTACCGGCAATTAAATCTTCTATAACATGACCGCCGCCACGTTCGCGGGATTCTTCTCCATCTGCGGTTTCAGTAACTTGGGTGGCACCCAAATATAAATCGACTGCCCCAAACCCAGAGTAAGCCGAGACATTATCTAACCAGCACCGGCGAATTTTAATCGGTGGATCGGTGTGGCCAAGGTTGATAATCGCTCCAGAGGATTCCATCGGTTCAAAGGTGCCGGTGGCGATCACGTCTACTTCCTTGGCAGCTTGGGTGACGCCAACTTCGCTCACCCGCGCTTTCAATTCTTCCACCGTCCAAACTACGGCACACTTGCGGCTGATTTTGTCGTTAATTTCGGCGATGGTTCTCATAATTCTGTGCTAGATGCCTTGGCTGGGTGTTGAGGGACGCTATCAGCTTTAATCTGGCACTCCACTCTGTTTTTCTGTCCGAATTGAGGAGGAGAGCGCAGGGATGCAGAAATTGGCTTTGTTAAAGGCTCATTCGCTGATATTCAAATATTGCGGAATTTCACCGGCAGCACTCCTTGAACTACCGCCTATCAGCATCATCAGCTTTGGGATGATTGCGAGGTTGTGTACTCCCGGCTGGAGGGTTTTCGGGTAGCACCGGCTGATCAACTGGCCCATAACTTTCAGCCGGCAGCGTATTAGCGGCTGGCGTGTTAACCACACCCGCTGTTTCAGTCCCCTCTGCATCTTCACCTGTCCGCCACATATCTAGCACATCGTGAATTAATACTTCTTGCACCCAAACTTGGCCGACAACTGTTAGGGGTAGCGCCAATAAAAACCCTAAAAATCCAAAAAAAGTGGCGAAGAATACTTGGGCTAATAAGGTGACTGCCGGCAGCAGTGATACCTGTTGAGCCATGACGTAGGGCGTTAGCAAGTTAGTTTCAAACTGCTGGATTAAGAAGTAGAGAATAAACACCGCTCCAGCTTTCCAAGGTGCGTCTAAAAGCGAGATTCCCATCGGTAACACAACGCTTAAAGTTGGGCCAATATTGGGAATAAAGTTTAGCAATCCTGCCAAGATTCCTTGAGCTAAAGGCACTGGAACGTGCAGAACAGATAAGCCTATAAAGCTTAACATTCCCACAACACCCATGCTGATAAGTGCGCCAAAAATCCATCCGCCGAGGGCAATTTCACATCGGTCAAGAATCACCTCCACCCTCCGCCGGTAGAAGGATGGGAACAGCCGCACAAACGCCTTACGGTAAGACATTGGCTGAGCTAACAGCATCAGTGTCAGCACCACCACCAGTAAAAAGTTGACGATAATAATTAGCGAGTTAGACAAAAAGACAAACGAGCGACCCACAATCCGTTCTACTATCGGTTGTAGTTGTTGGGTCAAGCTTTTAACATCTGGTAAATACTCGATGAACTGCGCGGGAACGCGAGGTCTGAGCTGATTTCGCCAAGTATTTAAGAGTTCTATAACTTGCGGAAGCTTGGTTGTTGTGAGTTCTTTATATTGCGCTACAAAAGGTGGCACAATTAATAAGAAAAAGCCGGTTAATACGGCTAGGAAAAGCGCTACTGACAGCAGCACAGCTATTGTCCTTGGCAATTTAAACTTTTGCAGCCGGCGAGCCAGCATATTCAAGGCTGTTGCTAGCAAAACTGCAGCAAATAGTAGTAATACAACTTGCCGAATTTGCCAAAGTATGTATAAGGAAAGAATTAATGCTAATAAACCGATCCATTTACCGAGTTCCACAGTGCTGACTCCTTTTCATTTGGGCTTAGAGGTAGAGTGTAAAATGTTGGTGAAGAAGCGTAAAAAGTTTAGAAGGATCAGTTTTAAGGAATGAGCGATCAAGTCAACAAAGAAAATTTTTCGCTCAAAATTTTTTTATCCTTCACTCTTTTGTTGCTGTGATCGCCATAAAAGGGCTATAGCCATAATTACGGTTGGCAGCAACACCGCGATTAAGGCTAAGTTAGGCGCTGGGCGGATGGTGGCAATTGCACCTGCGTACTTGATCGCAACAGATATGGCAGTTGAAGCGATCAGCACTTTGATAATAAACCCAGCATTGCTCTCCATATTTCTTTGTTTCCCTAGCAAGCGGCTTCGTGTTGGCAATGTCTCGTCACAGATTCTTGCTAGTTTACGGCAATGGGGAACGTTTATGAGCGGGGCCGGCATGGGGCGCGATTGAACTTGATTTTATAGAAAAGCAGATTGCCGGCACGGTGAAGTCTGGGGCTATACAGGTTAAGCTTCGGATCTATGGGATGGGGAGGCTGTGCCTGCTATTGGGTGGCTATTGATTTTTTTTGTTTTAAACCGCAGATAACCGCAGATGTAAGTGATAATCTGTCGTTAGGTATAGATTGATAAGCCGCAGATGTGGGCGAGAATCTATCGTTAGGCAGACGTAGATAGTGCGGGTTGGTATGTTCAGATTTTTGCACCAGGTGTCGTGATTTGTGGGTCGTGTCTGTTAGGATTTTTGCAATAAGTTTCAGGGGTGCGTGCCGGCAAGCTTTCTCAAGGCACAATGTTGATACAAACGATTTTATTTTGATGCACCCTGTTTATGACTAGCCCTACTGCAACGCTGCTAGTGTCTTGTCCCGATCAACGGGGACTGGTTGCTAAGTTAGCGAATTTTATCTATGCCCATCATGGCAATATTATTCATGCCGATCACCACACTGATTTTACGGCTGGGTTGTTTCTCAGCCGGCTGGAGTGGCAAATAGATGGATTCGATTTGCCTCGTGATCAGATCGCGCCGGCATTCGCAGAAATTGCGGAACCGCTACAAGCGAGTTGGCAGTTACACTTTTCCGATACGGTGCCCCGCATTGCAATTTGGGTAAGCCGGCAAGATCACTGTCTGCTGGATTTAATTTGGCGTCAGCGAGCAAAGGAATTTGCGGCTCAGATTCCTTTAATGATTAGCAATCATGCGGCTCTGGGTGATGTAGCGAAGCAGTTTGGAATTGATTTTTATCACTTGCCGGTGACAAAGGAAAATAAATTAGAGCAAGAAGCTAAACAATTAGAATTGCTGCGGCAATACAAAATTGATTTGGTTGTTTTAGCCAAATATATGCAAATTCTCAGTGGTAATTTCATCACCAATTTTCCGAAAATTATCAATATTCATCATTCATTTTTGCCGGCTTTTGCGGGGGCAAATCCTTACGAGCGTGCCTATGAGCGTGGGGTAAAAATTATTGGCGCGACAGCACATTATGTAACCGATGAATTAGATGCCGGCCCAATTATTGAGCAGGATGTCGTGAGAGTGAGCCACCGGGATACAACTAGCGATCTGATTCGCAAAGGAAAAGACTTAGAGCGGGTAGTTTTAGCGCGTGCGGTGCGTTTGCATTTGCGAAATCGCGTGTTAGTCTACGGGAATCGGACGGTCGTTTTTGAGTGAGCGGGGCTGAGTGGGGACGGCATCACACCCCATATATAGGATACAGCAAAATAGCACACACTAGATTTAGTGTTTTACGGGTAAATTTGCCGGTTATAAAGTCGCCGGTCGTGATAGGGTTTTAGATCCGTCGCTTACCCTTGGGAAGGATACTCGCTCATGCATCGGCAAAGTCTGCACCCGGAACACTTGCAAGAATTAATTGAAGAGAGTGGCATTGACGGCACTCTGGCTTCGCTCAACTTCACGTCTCTGGAAGAAGATGCAATTTACACGCATTTACTAATATCCGATGATATACACCGCAATAACGTCGGACGAGTGAGCGGTGGATGGCTGCATCGTTATGCTCAGGTAGCTGATGGGGGATGGTGGTGTGCGGGACGAGATCCGCTCAATGATTGGGGTTTAATGGAATGGGGGTGCTACAAGCCAAATCATCCCAGGCAGGATAAAAACGGCAAGCCGGTGAAGTACGAGCATCCTCCCTGCACCCCGACACGGGTATTTTGTCTGAAAGTGCCGCTTCACATCTGGCAGCAAATTGCTGATCGCTATGGAGTGCCGGTGCCGGCGAACCCTGAGATCGCAGAAGGAGGGGAAGCACGGGGATTTTGGCAGTGGGTGGTGGAGGCGCAAATTCCGCTCATTATTTGTGAAGGTGCGAAGAAAGCGGCGGCGCTGTTGAGTCGGGGATATGCTGCGCTTGCCGTACCGGGAATTACCAGCAGCTATCGGGTGACGCGAGACGCACAAGGCAGAGTGATGAGCCGCCGGCTAATTCCTGAATTGGCAGCGCTTACAGTGCCGGCGCGCACCTTTTACATTTGCTTTGATTATGAAACTCAGCCGAAAACTATCAAAGCAGTCAATCAAGCGATCACTCAATTGGGTGAGCTTTTAGAGGAAAAAAACTGTGCAGTTAAAGTCATCAGACTTCCCGGTTTAGAAAAAGGAGTGGATGATTTTATTGTCGCTCAAGGTGCTGAAGCATTCCAAGCGGTTTATCAAGCAAGCGCAGATTTAGAAACTGATTTAGCTAAAACTAAACCCCACACTGAGTTTACCTACCCGCCGCAATTGATTCTTAACCGGCGCTATTTAGGAAAACTGCCTTTTCCCACATCTGGATTAATAGCTGTTAAGTCTGCCAAGGGAACTGGAAAAACAACTGCGCTTTTAGAGTTGGTATTAGAAGCGAAAAAACAAAGCCGAGCAGTTTTGCTGCTGACTCACAGAATTCAACTAGGGCGTTTTTTGTGTGAAAAAATCGGAGTAAATTGGATTAATAATCGGGGAATACAGGAAGCCAAAAGCAATTCTCATTCCCAATTACTCGGACTGTGTATAGATTCTATAGGCAAACTCAACCCTCAACACTGGCAAGGAGCGCTGGTGATTTTGGATGAGGTGGAACAGTGCTTATGGCATCTTCTCAACAGCGAAACTTGTAAAGATAAACGCGTTAAAATTTTAAAAACTTTCCAGCAGTTAATTTCTACAGTCATGCAAACCGGCGGTGCGGTGATCGCTCAAGATGCCGATTTATCAGACCTTTCTTTAGATTATCTCAAAGAACTGGCCGGCATTTCAATTGAGCCGTGGGTTGTGGTGAATGAGTGGAAACCTGAAATTGATTGGAATGTTACTTTCTATGACTGTCCAAACCCAACGCCGCTGATTCAGCAGCTTGAGCAAGATTTAATGGCGGGAAAAAAGTGTTATGTTACAACCGATAGTCGGTCAGGACTTTACAGTTCAGAAACAATAGAGTGCTATCTCAAACAGCATTTAGAAAAATTGATTCATCAGTATCCTAAAACGCTCGTTGTGAACTCTCAAACAACCAGCACACCTGGACACGAAGCCGTCAATTTTGCAGAGGCAATTAACCAGAGAGCAAAGGATTATGACGCGGTTTTTGTAACTCCCAGTTTGGGAACCGGCATCAGCATTGATGTGGAACATTTTGACTGCGTTTATGGCATCTTTCAAGGCGTAATTCCAGACTGGGAAGCACGACAGGCATTAGCCAGAGTTCGCGCCGGCATTCCTCGGTTTATCTGGTGTGCAAAGCGGGGTATCGGCTCAATTGGCAGTGGCAGTAAAAATTACCGGGTGCTTTCATACTGGTATCAAGAAAATCATAGAGAAAACTTAGCTTTAATGAATCCACTGCACAAAGTTGATGTGGATTTACCTTTAGTTTATGACTTAATTCACCTGAGAATTTGGGCAAAAATGGCGGCGCGAGTCAATGCCTCGATTACTTTTTACCGGCAGTCCCTGCGAGAGGGTTTAATTGCTGAAGGACATCAGGTAAATGTGGTTAATAATGCTCCCCCAGAAACTCGCCTCAGAGAGCTGCGTCAGGAATTTCTCACGGTTAATCCGGAGCATTGGGAAACTAGAAAAAAGCTGATTTTAGAAATTGTAAAACTTCAGCAAACCTTTGAGAAACACACGAATCAGTATTTATTGATTAAACATCAATTCAGACAAATTCATCAGCAAAATGAATTACACGTTGCAGAAGCTGTTGCTCAGGCAATTGATCTTAATCGGGAAAAATATGAATATTTGTTAGTTAAGCACGCGCTAACAGATGAGGAGCGTTATCAAGTTAATAAATATATCTTGAAACAGCGGTATGGTGTGAAAGTTACGCCGCAATTGAAGCTGCGGGATGACAGAGGGTACTACTCGCAACTTTTAACGCATTATTATTTAACCCATGAAAGCGAGTATTTTTATTTTAAAGACCGGCAGGAATGGAACCAGCAGTTAGAAAAAGGTGAAGGACGAGTTTTTCTCCCTGACGTACAAACTTACACGTTGAAGGTTGAAGCCTTAAAAGCTTTAGGAATTTTAGATTTCCTTCATCCAGAACGTGAGTTTCAGGAGAGTGATTTAGAGTTGCTGGAATTGAAGGCAAAGGCGTGCCGGTGTAGCAAGCATATTAAAAGGTCGCTTGGAATTAGCATTCCTGTGGAAACAGGAAAAGGGTGTGTGAGTTCGATAAAAATAC is from Microcoleus sp. FACHB-68 and encodes:
- a CDS encoding homocysteine biosynthesis protein, translating into MRTIAEINDKISRKCAVVWTVEELKARVSEVGVTQAAKEVDVIATGTFEPMESSGAIINLGHTDPPIKIRRCWLDNVSAYSGFGAVDLYLGATQVTETADGEESRERGGGHVIEDLIAGKPVSLRALGQVTDCYPRATFETTITRDTINQFYLYNPRNLYQNFIVGINGGERPLFTYLGPLQPRLGNAVYSNPGAVSPLWNDPDLQLIGIGTRVFLGGGIGYVAWEGTQHFPLQKRLPNRTPIGPAATLALIGDAKQMQRRWVRGCYFKNYGPSLMLGVGVALPVLREDVVANCAVRDQELVAPIVDFSIPRRVRPTFGLVSYAQLKTGRITIDGKSVRVAPLASIFLSHQVALELKQWILLSQFTLSEPVAPLPMDRSFVPQDLWGAQITLE
- a CDS encoding AI-2E family transporter, encoding MELGKWIGLLALILSLYILWQIRQVVLLLFAAVLLATALNMLARRLQKFKLPRTIAVLLSVALFLAVLTGFFLLIVPPFVAQYKELTTTKLPQVIELLNTWRNQLRPRVPAQFIEYLPDVKSLTQQLQPIVERIVGRSFVFLSNSLIIIVNFLLVVVLTLMLLAQPMSYRKAFVRLFPSFYRRRVEVILDRCEIALGGWIFGALISMGVVGMLSFIGLSVLHVPVPLAQGILAGLLNFIPNIGPTLSVVLPMGISLLDAPWKAGAVFILYFLIQQFETNLLTPYVMAQQVSLLPAVTLLAQVFFATFFGFLGFLLALPLTVVGQVWVQEVLIHDVLDMWRTGEDAEGTETAGVVNTPAANTLPAESYGPVDQPVLPENPPAGSTQPRNHPKADDADRR
- a CDS encoding plasmid replication protein, CyRepA1 family, producing the protein MHRQSLHPEHLQELIEESGIDGTLASLNFTSLEEDAIYTHLLISDDIHRNNVGRVSGGWLHRYAQVADGGWWCAGRDPLNDWGLMEWGCYKPNHPRQDKNGKPVKYEHPPCTPTRVFCLKVPLHIWQQIADRYGVPVPANPEIAEGGEARGFWQWVVEAQIPLIICEGAKKAAALLSRGYAALAVPGITSSYRVTRDAQGRVMSRRLIPELAALTVPARTFYICFDYETQPKTIKAVNQAITQLGELLEEKNCAVKVIRLPGLEKGVDDFIVAQGAEAFQAVYQASADLETDLAKTKPHTEFTYPPQLILNRRYLGKLPFPTSGLIAVKSAKGTGKTTALLELVLEAKKQSRAVLLLTHRIQLGRFLCEKIGVNWINNRGIQEAKSNSHSQLLGLCIDSIGKLNPQHWQGALVILDEVEQCLWHLLNSETCKDKRVKILKTFQQLISTVMQTGGAVIAQDADLSDLSLDYLKELAGISIEPWVVVNEWKPEIDWNVTFYDCPNPTPLIQQLEQDLMAGKKCYVTTDSRSGLYSSETIECYLKQHLEKLIHQYPKTLVVNSQTTSTPGHEAVNFAEAINQRAKDYDAVFVTPSLGTGISIDVEHFDCVYGIFQGVIPDWEARQALARVRAGIPRFIWCAKRGIGSIGSGSKNYRVLSYWYQENHRENLALMNPLHKVDVDLPLVYDLIHLRIWAKMAARVNASITFYRQSLREGLIAEGHQVNVVNNAPPETRLRELRQEFLTVNPEHWETRKKLILEIVKLQQTFEKHTNQYLLIKHQFRQIHQQNELHVAEAVAQAIDLNREKYEYLLVKHALTDEERYQVNKYILKQRYGVKVTPQLKLRDDRGYYSQLLTHYYLTHESEYFYFKDRQEWNQQLEKGEGRVFLPDVQTYTLKVEALKALGILDFLHPEREFQESDLELLELKAKACRCSKHIKRSLGISIPVETGKGCVSSIKILGKILSLLGLKLKPMKMIERKVEKQVKVYQIDPLTFNDGRQAIFEIWQQRDALNLGTVSLSGLYIPESHNYLSEFTSRQAIYEVALL
- the purU gene encoding formyltetrahydrofolate deformylase; protein product: MTSPTATLLVSCPDQRGLVAKLANFIYAHHGNIIHADHHTDFTAGLFLSRLEWQIDGFDLPRDQIAPAFAEIAEPLQASWQLHFSDTVPRIAIWVSRQDHCLLDLIWRQRAKEFAAQIPLMISNHAALGDVAKQFGIDFYHLPVTKENKLEQEAKQLELLRQYKIDLVVLAKYMQILSGNFITNFPKIINIHHSFLPAFAGANPYERAYERGVKIIGATAHYVTDELDAGPIIEQDVVRVSHRDTTSDLIRKGKDLERVVLARAVRLHLRNRVLVYGNRTVVFE